In Desulfonatronum sp. SC1, one DNA window encodes the following:
- a CDS encoding phosphatidylserine decarboxylase family protein produces MRQSSPGVAKEGLPYIGLGAFVTLILAVLGWGVPALIVLILTILTLNFFRDPERVTPQEPGLAVAPADGKIVFVGPAVDPATGQVRTKVSIFMNVFNVHVNRTPVTGRVERITYFPGKFLNAALDKASEDNERNQFRVVDEHGHGWTVVQIAGLVARRIVCWAEERDEVARGQRIGLIKFGSRVDLYLPDAYEVRVTKGQHTCAGLTVIAELKDQQPKSESL; encoded by the coding sequence ATGCGCCAATCTTCGCCCGGAGTCGCCAAAGAGGGCCTGCCGTATATCGGACTGGGGGCCTTCGTGACGTTGATCCTGGCCGTTCTCGGCTGGGGAGTTCCGGCATTAATCGTCCTGATTCTGACGATCCTGACCCTGAATTTTTTTCGCGACCCGGAACGGGTCACGCCCCAGGAACCGGGCCTCGCCGTAGCCCCGGCTGACGGCAAGATCGTCTTCGTCGGTCCCGCGGTCGATCCGGCCACAGGGCAGGTGCGGACAAAGGTTTCCATTTTCATGAACGTGTTCAACGTGCATGTGAACCGGACTCCGGTGACCGGGCGGGTGGAAAGGATAACCTACTTTCCCGGAAAATTCCTGAACGCGGCCCTGGACAAGGCGTCCGAGGACAACGAACGGAATCAGTTTCGGGTCGTGGACGAGCACGGCCACGGCTGGACCGTGGTCCAGATCGCGGGCTTGGTGGCCCGCCGGATCGTGTGCTGGGCCGAAGAGAGGGATGAGGTGGCTCGTGGTCAACGTATCGGGTTGATCAAATTCGGCTCCAGGGTTGACCTTTACCTGCCTGATGCATATGAAGTTCGTGTGACGAAAGGGCAACACACGTGTGCCGGCCTGACCGTCATAGCCGAATTGAAAGACCAACAACCCAAATCCGAGTCCTTGTGA
- the pssA gene encoding CDP-diacylglycerol--serine O-phosphatidyltransferase has product MNRPNQPICKGVYLLPNLFTTASLFSGFLGIIWAIEGQFLYCALAILVSCVLDGMDGMVARLTHSTSEFGVQLDSLADLVAFGVAPAIMVYMWQLQEYGRLGLLASFLIVACGALRLARFNVQSGKISQKYFIGLPIPAAACVLATLVLFSTQSPAFIEDMYGTITLVLVYVLSFLMVSRVRYPSLKEFDGMRSHPFRTTVAAMLIFVVIASEPKVLGFLFFLTYLFSGLILSFLILPYRKVRLLRESPHELP; this is encoded by the coding sequence GTGAACCGTCCGAATCAGCCCATCTGCAAAGGGGTCTACCTCCTCCCCAACCTTTTCACCACCGCCAGCCTGTTCTCCGGCTTCCTGGGGATCATCTGGGCCATCGAAGGGCAGTTTTTGTATTGCGCCCTGGCCATTCTGGTCAGTTGCGTCCTGGACGGCATGGACGGCATGGTCGCCCGCCTGACCCACTCCACCAGCGAGTTCGGCGTCCAGCTGGACTCCCTGGCCGATCTGGTGGCCTTCGGCGTTGCCCCGGCGATCATGGTCTACATGTGGCAGTTGCAGGAATATGGTCGTCTGGGCTTGCTGGCCTCCTTCCTGATCGTGGCCTGCGGCGCGCTGCGACTGGCCAGGTTTAACGTCCAGTCCGGAAAGATCTCCCAGAAGTACTTCATCGGCCTGCCCATTCCCGCCGCGGCCTGCGTCCTGGCGACCCTGGTCCTGTTCAGCACCCAGTCCCCTGCCTTTATCGAAGACATGTACGGCACGATCACCCTGGTTTTGGTGTACGTGCTCTCCTTTTTGATGGTCAGCCGGGTGCGCTATCCGTCCTTGAAGGAATTCGACGGCATGCGCAGCCATCCGTTCCGGACCACCGTGGCGGCCATGCTGATTTTCGTGGTCATCGCTTCCGAGCCCAAGGTTTTGGGATTCCTGTTTTTCTTGACCTACCTGTTCTCCGGGTTGATCCTCTCCTTCCTGATTCTACCCTATCGCAAAGTCCGTCTGCTACGGGAGTCCCCTCATGAACTCCCGTAA
- a CDS encoding 2-isopropylmalate synthase produces the protein MSDSRVLFFDTTLRDGEQSPGATMSMPEKIRLARQLEILGVDIIEAGFPAASQGDFEAVQAISRAVKDCQVAGLCRATPGDIDRAWEAIKDGANPRIHTFLATSPLHMEYKLRKSPDQVLEMAEAAVRHAVKHTSNVEFSAEDASRSEWDFLATVVERVIAAGARTINIPDTVGYAQPDEFAALIRYLLEKVPNSDQAVFSVHCHNDLGLGVANTLAALRAGARQAEVTLSGIGERAGNAALEEVVMALNVRKDVYNLTTTIKTEQLFPSCRLLSLVIGRPIPANKAVVGANAFAHESGIHQDGMLKHRSTYEIMTPESIGRSGTEMVLGKHSGRHALKKRLEELGYRLDEDQVDLVFQALKRLADKKEQIATEDIEALVLEEIYRIPDKYKLVYLSVLSGNMAIPTAAMKLEVDGQEKQLADFGVGPIDAVFHTIAKLCGRDPKLLQFSVNAITGGTDAQGEVTVRIEEKGASAVGRGADPDIIVASAKAYLNALNRIAKKTEEKICPRP, from the coding sequence ATGAGCGATTCACGAGTGCTTTTCTTCGATACCACGTTGCGCGACGGCGAACAGTCGCCCGGCGCGACCATGAGCATGCCGGAGAAAATCCGGTTGGCCCGGCAGTTGGAAATTTTGGGTGTGGACATCATCGAGGCCGGATTTCCCGCCGCCAGCCAGGGGGATTTTGAAGCTGTCCAGGCCATCAGTCGGGCGGTCAAGGATTGCCAGGTGGCTGGGCTGTGCCGGGCCACGCCCGGGGACATCGACCGGGCCTGGGAGGCCATCAAGGATGGCGCTAACCCGCGCATCCACACCTTTTTGGCCACCTCGCCCCTGCACATGGAGTACAAGCTGCGCAAGTCCCCGGATCAGGTGCTGGAAATGGCCGAAGCCGCGGTGCGTCACGCAGTGAAACACACCTCCAACGTGGAGTTTTCCGCCGAGGACGCCTCCCGGTCCGAATGGGATTTCCTGGCCACGGTGGTGGAGCGGGTCATTGCCGCCGGAGCCAGGACCATCAATATTCCGGACACCGTGGGCTATGCACAGCCCGACGAGTTCGCCGCACTGATCCGCTACCTGCTGGAAAAGGTGCCCAACAGCGACCAGGCCGTGTTCAGCGTGCACTGCCACAACGACCTGGGACTGGGCGTGGCCAACACCCTGGCTGCCTTGCGCGCCGGGGCTCGGCAGGCCGAGGTGACCCTGAGCGGGATCGGCGAGCGGGCCGGTAACGCGGCTTTGGAAGAGGTGGTTATGGCCCTGAACGTACGCAAGGACGTCTACAACCTGACCACGACCATCAAGACCGAGCAGCTTTTTCCTTCCTGCCGCCTGCTGTCCCTGGTCATCGGTCGTCCCATCCCGGCGAATAAGGCCGTGGTCGGGGCCAACGCCTTTGCCCATGAGTCCGGCATCCATCAGGACGGGATGCTCAAGCATCGCTCCACCTATGAGATCATGACCCCGGAGAGCATTGGCCGTTCAGGCACGGAAATGGTCCTGGGCAAGCATTCCGGACGACACGCCCTGAAGAAGCGGCTGGAGGAACTGGGCTATCGGCTGGACGAGGATCAAGTGGACTTGGTCTTCCAGGCCCTGAAGCGCCTGGCGGACAAGAAGGAACAGATCGCCACCGAGGACATTGAGGCCCTGGTTCTGGAGGAAATTTACCGTATCCCTGACAAGTACAAACTGGTCTATCTGAGCGTGCTTTCCGGGAACATGGCCATTCCCACGGCGGCCATGAAGCTGGAGGTGGACGGCCAGGAGAAGCAGTTGGCGGATTTCGGCGTCGGCCCCATTGACGCGGTCTTCCACACCATTGCCAAGCTCTGCGGCCGGGACCCCAAGCTGTTGCAGTTCTCGGTCAACGCCATCACCGGGGGCACGGACGCCCAGGGCGAGGTGACCGTACGCATCGAGGAGAAAGGGGCTTCGGCCGTGGGCCGGGGCGCTGATCCGGACATCATCGTGGCCAGCGCCAAGGCCTATCTGAACGCTTTGAACCGCATCGCCAAAAAAACGGAGGAAAAAATATGCCCCAGACCTTAG
- a CDS encoding 3-isopropylmalate dehydratase large subunit: MPQTLAEKILQGRTEESITGPGQIVRTRLSSVLANDITAPLAIKSFEAMGATKVFDPEKVFLVCDHFTPNKDIDSAQQVKVVRDFARKMGVVHFYDGGESGVEHALLPELGLVGPGDVIVGADSHTCTYGGLGAFATGMGSTDVAAAMALGETWFKVPPTIRASFTGAMPEHLEAKDLILLLIGRIGVAGATYKALEFDGPVIAAMDVEGRMTMANMAIEAGGKVGLFAADDKTLAYARAAGRTDAVAIAADPGAAYEQELTFDVSGLSPQIACPHLPDNVRSVEEVADVAVDQVVIGSCTNGRISDLRRAAALLKGRKAAKGLRLIILPATPLIYKQALREGLLEIFMDAGAVVGPPTCGPCLGGHMGILASGEKVLATTNRNFKGRMGSLESEVYLAGAGVAAATAIAGHICHPAEIVGRK, from the coding sequence ATGCCCCAGACCTTAGCCGAAAAAATACTCCAGGGCCGCACCGAGGAATCGATCACCGGACCAGGCCAGATCGTCCGGACCCGACTGTCCTCAGTGCTGGCTAACGACATCACCGCGCCCCTGGCCATCAAGTCATTCGAAGCCATGGGTGCGACCAAGGTCTTTGACCCGGAAAAGGTTTTCCTGGTCTGCGACCATTTCACCCCGAACAAGGACATCGACTCGGCCCAGCAGGTCAAAGTGGTTCGGGATTTCGCCCGCAAGATGGGCGTTGTCCATTTCTATGACGGCGGCGAATCCGGGGTGGAGCACGCCCTGTTGCCGGAGTTGGGCCTGGTGGGCCCGGGCGACGTGATTGTGGGCGCGGACAGCCACACCTGCACCTACGGCGGGCTGGGGGCCTTTGCCACGGGCATGGGCAGCACGGACGTGGCCGCGGCCATGGCCCTGGGCGAAACCTGGTTCAAGGTGCCGCCCACCATCCGGGCCTCCTTTACCGGGGCCATGCCCGAGCACCTGGAGGCCAAGGACTTGATCCTGCTGCTGATCGGCAGAATCGGCGTGGCCGGGGCCACCTACAAGGCCCTGGAGTTCGACGGCCCGGTCATCGCGGCCATGGACGTGGAAGGTCGGATGACCATGGCCAACATGGCCATCGAGGCCGGGGGCAAGGTCGGGCTGTTCGCCGCGGACGACAAGACCCTGGCGTATGCCAGGGCCGCCGGGCGAACCGATGCCGTAGCCATTGCCGCGGACCCGGGAGCGGCGTACGAACAGGAGTTGACCTTCGACGTCTCCGGCCTTTCGCCCCAGATCGCCTGTCCGCATCTGCCGGACAACGTCAGGTCCGTGGAGGAAGTGGCGGACGTAGCCGTGGATCAGGTGGTCATCGGCTCCTGCACCAACGGCCGGATCAGCGACCTGCGTCGGGCCGCGGCCCTGCTCAAGGGCCGCAAGGCCGCCAAGGGCCTGCGGTTGATCATCCTTCCGGCCACGCCGCTGATCTACAAGCAAGCCCTGCGCGAGGGCCTGCTGGAGATCTTCATGGACGCCGGGGCCGTGGTCGGCCCGCCCACCTGCGGGCCCTGCCTTGGCGGACACATGGGCATCCTGGCCTCCGGCGAAAAGGTCCTGGCCACCACCAACCGCAACTTCAAGGGCCGGATGGGCAGCCTGGAAAGCGAGGTCTATCTGGCCGGAGCGGGCGTGGCCGCGGCAACGGCCATTGCCGGGCATATCTGCCATCCTGCTGAAATCGTGGGGAGGAAGTAA
- a CDS encoding 3-isopropylmalate dehydratase small subunit → MSYTGAARKVGTNIDTDAIIPARFLVTTDPLELGKNCFEGLEPGWINRVQKGDILVAGPNFGCGSSREHAPIAILGAGMPVVLAHSFARIFYRNGFNMGLTLLEIGDEVDGISEGDRLEVDPEKGLIRNLTQNKDIPCTPVPPFMREILAQGGLVGYVRRQMAEADG, encoded by the coding sequence ATGAGTTATACAGGAGCGGCCCGCAAGGTCGGAACCAATATCGATACGGACGCCATCATCCCGGCCCGGTTTCTGGTCACCACGGACCCATTGGAACTGGGCAAGAACTGCTTCGAGGGTCTGGAGCCGGGCTGGATCAACCGGGTGCAAAAGGGCGACATCCTGGTGGCCGGGCCTAACTTCGGCTGCGGCTCTTCCAGGGAACACGCGCCCATCGCCATTCTCGGCGCGGGCATGCCCGTGGTCCTGGCCCACAGCTTCGCTCGGATCTTCTACCGCAACGGCTTCAATATGGGTCTGACCCTGCTGGAAATCGGCGACGAAGTGGACGGCATCAGCGAAGGCGACCGCCTGGAGGTGGACCCGGAAAAAGGCCTGATCCGCAACCTGACCCAGAACAAGGACATCCCCTGCACCCCGGTTCCGCCGTTCATGCGGGAAATCCTTGCCCAGGGCGGCCTGGTGGGGTACGTGCGCAGGCAGATGGCGGAGGCGGACGGTTGA
- a CDS encoding 3-isopropylmalate dehydrogenase gives MRSYNIGWFPGDGIGPEVTMQGRKVLDAAGGIYGFKINWQHIDLGGERYLKTGELVPDSVLEEMRGLDSIYLGAIGHPDVKPGILEQGVLLKLRFALDQYINLRPVKLYPGVECPLKDKGPEQIDYVVVRENTEGLYAGSGGCLRQGTKHEIAVQESVNTYMGVERCLRYAFELAASRPRKKLTLCGKTNVLTFAFGLWDRVFHELAKEFPQVELDYAHVDATCMWMVKNPEWFDVIVTDNMFGDIITDLGAITQGGLGIAAGGNINPEGVSMFEPIGGSAPKYAGQGKANPLAAILAGQMMLVELKEAQAAQAVEQAVIRLLPSMASQAAGRMGMTTDEVGDRVAEGVA, from the coding sequence ATGCGCAGTTACAACATCGGCTGGTTCCCCGGGGACGGCATCGGGCCGGAGGTGACCATGCAGGGCCGCAAGGTGCTGGACGCGGCCGGAGGAATATATGGATTCAAGATCAACTGGCAGCACATTGATCTGGGCGGGGAACGTTACCTGAAGACCGGGGAACTGGTTCCGGACTCCGTGCTGGAGGAGATGCGCGGCCTGGATTCCATCTATCTCGGGGCCATCGGCCATCCGGACGTCAAGCCGGGCATCCTGGAGCAGGGGGTTTTGCTGAAACTCCGGTTTGCCCTGGATCAGTACATCAATTTGCGCCCGGTGAAGCTCTATCCCGGCGTGGAATGCCCGCTCAAGGACAAAGGGCCGGAACAGATCGACTACGTGGTGGTCCGGGAGAACACCGAGGGCCTGTACGCGGGTAGCGGCGGATGCCTGCGTCAGGGCACCAAGCATGAAATCGCTGTCCAGGAGTCCGTGAACACCTACATGGGTGTGGAACGCTGCCTGCGCTACGCCTTTGAATTAGCCGCCTCCCGGCCGCGCAAGAAGCTGACCCTGTGCGGCAAGACCAACGTCCTGACCTTCGCCTTCGGCCTCTGGGACCGGGTCTTCCACGAGCTGGCCAAGGAGTTTCCCCAGGTGGAACTGGACTACGCCCATGTGGACGCCACCTGCATGTGGATGGTCAAGAACCCGGAATGGTTCGACGTGATCGTCACGGACAACATGTTCGGGGACATCATCACCGACCTGGGGGCCATCACCCAGGGCGGGCTGGGCATTGCCGCGGGAGGGAACATCAATCCTGAGGGCGTGTCCATGTTCGAGCCCATCGGCGGTTCGGCCCCGAAATACGCCGGGCAGGGCAAGGCCAACCCCCTGGCCGCGATCCTGGCCGGGCAGATGATGCTCGTTGAACTTAAAGAAGCCCAGGCGGCCCAGGCCGTGGAGCAGGCCGTGATCAGGCTGCTGCCCTCCATGGCCAGCCAGGCCGCGGGACGGATGGGCATGACCACGGACGAGGTTGGCGATCGTGTGGCCGAGGGCGTGGCTTAA
- a CDS encoding YhjD/YihY/BrkB family envelope integrity protein has product MWPRAWLKLPFHLLEDGLNWFLQTTYGTVLQFLKNQLSSHASAAAYYFLLSIGPLILVVVSILNTSLINHPELTAELFAFLAEFNKELNEDFFRRIGILETQAAISGLGLLGVLWTSRLIISSIQSAFGVIFPSDRSRNFVWSNLLSLVLVPGVLTLLLFSALTNVILRFLHGKLEEFAWLIQIYDLLLSLSGFVVPLALVFGLIFICYRFLPLSKPKIWHAALGAGLCTLSIHGLKLAFLQYVTLASYNYLYGSLGAVIFLLLWVYLVFLLFFLFAQFVEVAGRVDILALDRIIAPQNNSTGIGGRMEGRLFGSSRRIFSKYAQTVPEEEAIYRQGDQGRDIYYLHSGKVALFGEKPTPDSKPLAVIEPGHFFGETAYLLDQPRLSTARAETDSELLLLSANTFEGLLAHSPAVSRKIISSLGLRLKQATKAVKASSGTESGRQSEIDA; this is encoded by the coding sequence GTGTGGCCGAGGGCGTGGCTTAAACTTCCCTTCCATCTTCTGGAGGACGGTCTGAACTGGTTTTTGCAGACCACGTACGGCACCGTCCTCCAGTTTCTGAAAAATCAGCTTTCCAGCCACGCATCCGCGGCGGCGTACTACTTCCTGTTGTCCATTGGGCCGCTGATCCTGGTGGTCGTCTCCATCCTGAACACCTCGCTGATCAACCATCCGGAATTGACCGCGGAGCTGTTCGCGTTTCTGGCCGAGTTCAATAAAGAATTGAACGAGGATTTTTTTCGGCGCATCGGAATCCTGGAAACCCAAGCCGCGATCAGCGGATTGGGACTTTTAGGAGTGCTCTGGACCAGCAGGTTGATCATCAGCTCCATCCAGAGCGCCTTTGGGGTGATCTTTCCCAGCGATCGGTCCAGAAACTTCGTCTGGAGCAACCTGCTGTCCCTGGTCCTGGTCCCCGGCGTCCTGACCCTCTTGCTGTTTTCCGCGCTGACCAACGTGATTTTGCGCTTTCTACACGGCAAGTTGGAGGAATTTGCCTGGCTGATCCAGATATATGATCTGCTCTTGTCCCTCTCCGGCTTCGTCGTGCCCCTGGCCCTGGTCTTCGGCCTGATCTTCATCTGCTACCGTTTTCTGCCCCTCTCCAAGCCAAAAATCTGGCACGCGGCCCTGGGCGCGGGACTGTGCACCTTGTCCATCCACGGCCTGAAGCTGGCTTTTTTGCAGTACGTCACCCTGGCTTCCTACAACTACTTGTATGGTTCCCTGGGCGCGGTAATTTTCCTGCTGCTCTGGGTCTATCTTGTTTTTCTGTTGTTTTTCCTCTTCGCCCAGTTCGTGGAAGTGGCCGGCCGGGTGGACATCCTGGCCCTGGACCGGATCATCGCCCCCCAGAACAATTCCACCGGAATCGGCGGGCGAATGGAAGGCAGACTTTTCGGCTCGTCCCGGCGTATTTTTTCCAAGTACGCCCAGACCGTACCGGAGGAAGAGGCCATCTATCGCCAGGGCGACCAGGGTCGGGACATCTACTACCTGCACTCCGGCAAGGTCGCGCTGTTCGGCGAAAAACCTACGCCGGATTCCAAGCCCCTGGCCGTCATCGAACCGGGACACTTTTTCGGCGAAACCGCCTACCTCCTGGACCAACCCCGCCTCTCCACGGCCCGAGCCGAAACCGACTCCGAACTCCTGCTCCTTTCCGCCAATACCTTCGAAGGCCTCCTGGCCCACAGCCCCGCAGTATCCCGCAAAATCATCAGCTCCTTGGGCCTGCGGTTGAAACAAGCGACGAAGGCGGTTAAAGCGTCGTCCGGCACGGAAAGCGGGCGTCAATCAGAAATAGATGCATAA
- a CDS encoding CsgG/HfaB family protein produces the protein MLKSGFAFFPVLLLGMAFGLFGCAYVEDVPQRDVQYIEVPYSGQVPGHVAQDMERQYPRGFWEDRPVALGDQIVVAIKEFTTNPPTPEANPPQADLGVVLADMLADALVNSGQVRVVEREQMTALLSEFEISQSGLTATPQGYQPGMMHTVDYVITGGVSLVGGQLRVEARALEVLSGQIVASESMMVGQINPGVANALAGMLLTTLLRR, from the coding sequence ATGCTGAAAAGCGGATTTGCCTTCTTCCCCGTCCTGTTGCTCGGCATGGCCTTTGGACTCTTCGGCTGCGCCTACGTCGAGGACGTGCCTCAGAGGGATGTCCAGTACATCGAAGTCCCTTACTCCGGTCAGGTTCCGGGCCACGTTGCCCAGGATATGGAGCGGCAGTACCCCCGCGGATTTTGGGAGGATCGGCCCGTGGCTCTCGGGGATCAGATCGTGGTCGCGATCAAGGAGTTCACGACAAACCCACCAACGCCGGAGGCGAATCCCCCTCAAGCGGATCTCGGTGTCGTCCTGGCGGATATGCTTGCCGACGCCCTGGTCAATTCCGGCCAGGTCCGCGTCGTGGAGCGTGAACAGATGACCGCCCTGCTGTCCGAGTTTGAGATTTCACAGTCGGGATTGACCGCCACCCCGCAAGGATACCAGCCCGGGATGATGCACACGGTTGACTATGTGATCACCGGGGGGGTGTCCCTGGTCGGCGGACAATTACGAGTGGAGGCCAGGGCGCTGGAGGTCTTATCCGGGCAGATCGTTGCTTCGGAGTCCATGATGGTCGGCCAGATCAATCCCGGTGTGGCCAATGCCTTGGCCGGAATGCTGTTGACGACGCTTCTGCGAAGATAG
- a CDS encoding LPP20 family lipoprotein encodes MMESNAARGGRFALIGWLLLCTAAFVVSVETCCLAQVDPQSRLMARRAAKADALRNLLEQVYGLRVDATTTVRDFVLQSDVIRTRVSAVIQGAEEVDYYEHPDGTAEVTVSLLLGPLEDVLGRRVFLDGLVVEATGYGAPRGAAGSGGGGQPVGSWGDVLRAEGYGLPPNDPNMHSTERQLLARRAAQADAMRNLAERVNGVQVTGDTIVQDFMTRSDTVRTRVRAFVQNARIVSEQPMADGGYQVEVEMELEPLRQFFNTMRP; translated from the coding sequence ATGATGGAAAGCAATGCAGCAAGGGGTGGACGGTTTGCCTTGATCGGCTGGCTGCTGCTGTGCACGGCGGCCTTCGTCGTTTCCGTCGAGACGTGTTGTCTGGCCCAGGTTGATCCGCAAAGCCGGCTGATGGCCCGGCGAGCCGCCAAGGCGGACGCCCTGCGCAACCTGCTGGAGCAGGTTTACGGGCTACGGGTGGACGCCACGACCACGGTCCGGGATTTCGTTCTCCAAAGCGACGTGATCCGGACTAGAGTCTCCGCCGTGATCCAGGGGGCCGAGGAGGTAGACTATTACGAGCATCCGGACGGCACGGCCGAGGTTACGGTTTCCCTCCTGCTCGGGCCGCTGGAGGATGTGCTCGGGCGCAGGGTGTTCCTTGACGGCCTTGTCGTCGAAGCCACCGGATATGGTGCCCCCCGCGGCGCGGCCGGATCCGGCGGCGGAGGGCAGCCGGTCGGCTCCTGGGGAGACGTCCTGCGGGCCGAGGGCTATGGATTACCCCCCAACGATCCCAACATGCACTCCACGGAGCGGCAATTGCTGGCCCGGCGCGCGGCCCAGGCCGATGCCATGCGCAACCTGGCCGAACGGGTCAACGGGGTGCAGGTGACCGGGGACACCATTGTCCAGGATTTCATGACCCGGAGCGACACCGTGCGAACCAGGGTGCGGGCCTTTGTCCAGAATGCCCGGATTGTTTCCGAGCAACCGATGGCTGATGGGGGCTATCAGGTGGAAGTGGAAATGGAGCTGGAACCGTTGCGGCAATTCTTCAACACCATGCGGCCTTGA
- a CDS encoding LPP20 family lipoprotein, giving the protein MSKVLRLSFLLCMALVLVGCYIVPAQQPDPTPAPPPPPRWEPITLRANGQGAPPERAINPAQARMMTERAAKLDGYRNLLEQAYGVNISAQSNVRNFVLQNDTVRSRVDAYIRGARVVDTIYHDDGGVEVLMEITLGDDFRRMFPR; this is encoded by the coding sequence ATGTCCAAGGTATTGCGACTTTCTTTTCTGCTGTGCATGGCCCTCGTCCTGGTGGGCTGTTATATCGTTCCCGCGCAACAACCCGATCCCACTCCGGCCCCACCACCGCCCCCCCGCTGGGAGCCCATCACGTTGCGGGCCAATGGCCAGGGCGCCCCGCCGGAGCGGGCCATCAACCCGGCCCAGGCCCGGATGATGACCGAGCGGGCCGCCAAGCTGGACGGCTACCGCAATCTTTTGGAGCAGGCTTACGGCGTGAACATTTCAGCCCAGTCCAATGTCCGCAATTTCGTCCTGCAGAACGACACGGTTCGCTCCCGAGTGGATGCTTATATTCGCGGCGCCCGGGTGGTTGATACCATTTATCACGACGATGGCGGGGTGGAAGTGCTCATGGAGATCACCCTGGGGGATGATTTCCGAAGAATGTTCCCGCGTTGA
- a CDS encoding flagellar assembly protein T N-terminal domain-containing protein — protein MRQYRFLLLVVTLLLLLPLLPCVGFAQEEFVEAEGVAALIGGNTVVAREKALDDALRKAVEQSVGTLISSDTLTEQYRVVHDKVLAQTAGYIQSYSVVREYQTGDIYRVVVRALVGRANLMNDLQALGLLQVLVEKPKVAILIEEKVAGVFGTQGFEAMGQAESLLMQKFLNAGFTVVDPVNIKENIDRNVILRKLEADDHAASVAGLQVGAQIVVSGKSYSKNAGGQLWGTQLQSLQGSVQIRAVRVDDARVISSQSAFANAAHVDEVQGGMQAIRNAADQAGDAMIRDIASLWQTETYGRTRLVTVMISNLHSYRHLVAIKNFFEKEMQGVRAVHQRSYIHNTAELALDYSGRSSNIADELAIRDFTDFVLEPTNVTPTRVDFRVHPIQ, from the coding sequence GTGCGGCAATACCGGTTTTTGCTTCTGGTGGTCACGCTCCTGTTGCTTCTTCCGTTGCTCCCATGCGTCGGATTTGCCCAGGAGGAGTTTGTCGAGGCCGAGGGCGTGGCCGCCTTGATCGGCGGCAACACTGTCGTGGCCCGGGAAAAGGCTCTGGACGACGCCCTGCGGAAGGCCGTGGAACAGTCCGTGGGTACGCTGATCTCCTCGGACACCCTTACCGAGCAGTATCGGGTGGTCCACGACAAGGTTCTGGCCCAGACAGCGGGCTACATCCAAAGCTATTCCGTGGTCCGAGAATACCAGACCGGGGATATTTACCGGGTCGTGGTCCGGGCCCTGGTCGGTCGGGCCAACCTGATGAACGATCTGCAAGCCCTGGGGCTGCTGCAGGTTCTGGTGGAAAAGCCCAAAGTCGCCATCCTGATCGAGGAGAAAGTGGCCGGGGTCTTCGGGACACAGGGGTTTGAAGCCATGGGCCAGGCCGAATCCTTGCTGATGCAGAAGTTCCTCAATGCCGGCTTCACCGTCGTGGACCCCGTGAACATCAAGGAGAACATCGACAGGAACGTCATCCTGCGCAAGCTGGAGGCGGACGATCATGCCGCCAGCGTTGCCGGGTTGCAGGTCGGCGCCCAGATCGTCGTGTCCGGCAAGTCCTATTCCAAGAACGCCGGCGGGCAGCTCTGGGGCACACAGTTGCAGTCCTTGCAGGGTTCGGTCCAGATTCGGGCCGTGCGGGTGGACGACGCCCGGGTGATTTCCTCGCAAAGCGCCTTTGCCAACGCGGCGCACGTGGACGAGGTCCAAGGCGGGATGCAGGCCATCCGCAATGCCGCGGACCAGGCTGGCGACGCCATGATCCGGGACATCGCCTCCCTCTGGCAGACCGAAACCTATGGCCGCACAAGGCTGGTCACGGTCATGATCAGCAATCTCCACTCCTACCGCCATCTCGTGGCCATCAAGAATTTTTTCGAAAAGGAAATGCAGGGCGTCCGCGCCGTGCACCAGCGCAGCTACATCCACAATACCGCGGAACTGGCCCTGGACTACAGCGGCCGCTCCTCGAACATCGCGGACGAACTGGCTATCCGGGACTTCACCGATTTCGTACTGGAACCAACCAATGTCACCCCGACCAGGGTGGATTTTCGGGTGCATCCAATACAGTGA